From Draconibacterium halophilum, one genomic window encodes:
- a CDS encoding aldo/keto reductase, which produces MTKSKKYPVTRRDFIKVSATTTAAFSAMSLGACNSEKLPEPMKRPFGQLGFNVTTLGLGGQASIQWTPDDVDPVPIILKAFDLGVNYFDTSNLYAKSQLHFHSAFEKLNLIPGKENYNQKLRESIWLTSKTGMRWGKPGWPERENVNNWSNGENVECAVDDVKRSLTQIFGDGEGFYPEGAYLDMVLCHTLHNTDEVDVLYEGLETPLDPDGNFGALVALRDLRDGTNLTGMNPKNEKLIKHIGFSGHAHPPAMMDMIQRDEYGILDGMLIAINANDKTKMNMQHNVIPIAEAKGMGIIGMKVFADAALYHKEPRWSQTPDDVFRKVGNDELPSKPLIEYSLTTPGVHTLIIGIGQIDEDPMKCQLVQNFYASQVAPDGMSADERKRIEEQAKSVKPESNYFQAVEKERLSAPRDAKRTDGTLTWNTALADEEPILYYEVLQNGELLGKVEHKPQLLKSQPFSFKLDNSESVTLASVDKAGNRAEVVVA; this is translated from the coding sequence ATGACTAAATCAAAAAAATATCCCGTTACCCGAAGAGATTTTATTAAGGTTTCAGCAACAACAACTGCTGCCTTTTCAGCAATGTCGCTTGGAGCTTGTAATTCAGAAAAATTACCGGAGCCAATGAAACGCCCTTTTGGCCAACTTGGCTTTAATGTTACAACACTTGGCCTGGGTGGTCAGGCCTCTATTCAGTGGACGCCCGACGATGTTGATCCGGTTCCAATTATTCTGAAAGCTTTTGATTTGGGGGTCAATTATTTTGATACATCAAATTTATACGCCAAAAGTCAGTTGCATTTTCATTCAGCCTTCGAGAAACTGAATCTTATCCCCGGGAAAGAAAATTATAATCAAAAATTGAGAGAATCCATTTGGCTAACCAGTAAAACCGGAATGCGTTGGGGTAAGCCCGGCTGGCCTGAGCGTGAAAACGTAAACAACTGGTCGAACGGAGAAAACGTTGAATGTGCCGTTGATGATGTAAAACGATCGTTGACTCAGATTTTTGGTGACGGCGAAGGCTTTTATCCCGAAGGTGCTTATCTCGACATGGTGCTTTGCCATACCCTTCACAATACCGATGAGGTGGATGTGCTTTATGAAGGATTGGAAACGCCGCTTGACCCCGATGGTAATTTTGGAGCCTTGGTAGCTTTACGCGATCTACGCGATGGCACCAATCTGACGGGAATGAACCCGAAAAATGAAAAGCTGATAAAACACATTGGTTTCTCCGGTCATGCTCATCCGCCTGCCATGATGGATATGATTCAGCGTGATGAATACGGCATTTTAGATGGTATGCTGATTGCCATTAACGCCAACGACAAAACAAAAATGAACATGCAGCACAACGTTATCCCGATTGCAGAGGCCAAAGGAATGGGAATAATTGGTATGAAAGTTTTTGCTGACGCTGCCCTGTATCATAAAGAACCGCGGTGGTCGCAAACACCTGACGATGTTTTCCGAAAAGTGGGTAATGATGAGCTGCCAAGTAAACCACTTATTGAATATTCACTTACCACTCCCGGTGTTCACACCCTGATTATCGGAATCGGACAAATCGACGAAGATCCGATGAAATGCCAGCTGGTGCAGAATTTTTATGCTTCTCAGGTAGCTCCTGACGGAATGAGTGCCGATGAGCGAAAACGAATTGAAGAGCAGGCAAAAAGTGTGAAGCCGGAAAGTAACTATTTTCAGGCTGTTGAGAAGGAACGACTTTCGGCTCCACGCGATGCTAAACGAACTGATGGAACATTAACCTGGAATACGGCGTTGGCAGATGAAGAACCCATTTTGTATTACGAAGTTTTGCAAAACGGCGAGTTGCTTGGCAAGGTGGAACATAAGCCCCAGTTATTAAAAAGCCAGCCGTTTAGTTTTAAGCTCGATAATTCAGAAAGTGTAACACTTGCCTCTGTTGATAAGGCCGGAAACCGAGCGGAAGTAGTCGTTGCGTAA
- a CDS encoding inorganic pyrophosphatase codes for MVDRLSDPIGRLMGLRYKSHPWHGVSIGENAPEELTAFIEVVSTDTVKYEIDKDSGYLRVDRPQKFSNVVPALYGFIPQTYCGTKVGEYCSQKVNRKGIKGDGDPIDICVLTEKDLAHGDLLVTARPIGGFRMIDGDQADDKIIAVLDNDTVYGHFTDVSQVPEIVIQRLEHYFLTYKDMPGVESNTEIAATYGQQEALEVIKLSVEDYNNKFANLGKLLA; via the coding sequence ATGGTAGACAGACTTTCCGATCCCATTGGCAGACTGATGGGATTGCGTTATAAATCACACCCCTGGCATGGTGTTTCAATTGGCGAAAATGCTCCCGAAGAATTAACTGCTTTTATCGAAGTGGTTTCAACCGACACGGTAAAATACGAAATTGATAAGGACAGCGGTTATTTGCGTGTTGACCGCCCGCAAAAATTCTCGAATGTGGTTCCTGCGTTATACGGCTTTATTCCGCAAACCTATTGCGGCACCAAAGTTGGCGAATACTGTTCGCAGAAAGTTAATCGAAAGGGTATAAAAGGAGATGGCGACCCGATTGATATTTGTGTGCTAACTGAAAAAGATCTGGCACATGGCGATTTGTTGGTAACTGCACGCCCAATCGGAGGTTTTCGGATGATTGACGGCGACCAGGCGGATGATAAAATAATTGCTGTTTTGGATAACGATACGGTTTATGGTCATTTCACCGATGTATCACAGGTTCCAGAAATAGTAATCCAACGTTTGGAGCATTACTTCCTCACGTATAAGGACATGCCGGGTGTTGAATCGAACACAGAAATTGCCGCTACTTATGGCCAGCAAGAGGCTCTTGAGGTAATCAAACTTTCGGTTGAAGATTATAACAATAAGTTTGCGAACTTAGGCAAACTGCTCGCATAA
- a CDS encoding M14 family zinc carboxypeptidase: protein MILRKLTTLLLSVIAVCSFAQEPLLDLKYEQNYTPTYDEIIEMYELLDAKYENATLVENGQTDVGKPLHTFIINNEAEFNPETIKAQGKSVLLINNGIHAGEPCGIDASLKFADNILRNADNLAELLENTVIVIVPAYNIGGLLNRSAYNRSGQTTPYETGFRGNAGNLDLNRDFAKCDSENARNFNRLFTKWDPDVFLDTHTTNGSEHQYSVTLIAPSPDMFPPSQENFIREKLLPGLYRNMEKGEYELIPYVSWMYPDPKMGIKMTQETSRYSSGYASLFNCYGMMTENHVYKDYADRVKSCYQFIEVLAKFTSANSEEIIESRKTGRKESMTAKTYPINFELDTTQFSMLEFKGYEVDYNQISPVTGLPRFGYDKTRLYTEEIPFFDVYNPAEEIKIPEYYILPQTWNRVIERLELNGIEFMRLPNDTTMEVEVCYIDEYSNASRLNNGHYFHDKVSTTSEVQNIKYYAGDLVIPVRQKKINYLLEQLEPKARDSFFRWNFFDQILDQREYFSSYGFEENALKYLNEHREFKKKFEEKRQTDPEFAKNHRAQLSYIYSNSEWAEKSYKRYPVARIY from the coding sequence ATGATTCTCCGGAAACTTACAACGCTTCTGCTGAGCGTTATTGCCGTATGTTCATTTGCACAAGAACCGCTTTTGGATTTAAAGTACGAGCAAAATTATACACCAACTTACGACGAGATTATTGAAATGTATGAGCTGCTCGATGCGAAGTACGAAAATGCCACTCTTGTTGAAAATGGGCAAACCGATGTGGGCAAACCTCTACACACTTTTATAATTAATAACGAAGCAGAATTCAATCCTGAAACCATAAAAGCACAGGGCAAATCGGTGTTGTTGATTAACAACGGAATTCATGCAGGCGAACCATGCGGAATTGACGCCAGCCTTAAATTTGCCGATAACATTTTACGCAACGCCGATAACCTGGCAGAGCTTCTTGAAAACACGGTTATTGTTATTGTTCCGGCTTATAATATTGGTGGACTTTTAAACCGCAGTGCTTATAATCGTTCGGGGCAAACTACTCCTTACGAAACCGGTTTCCGTGGCAATGCCGGCAATCTCGATCTTAACCGCGACTTTGCAAAATGCGATTCGGAAAATGCCCGTAATTTTAACCGCCTATTTACCAAATGGGATCCCGATGTGTTTCTGGATACCCACACCACCAACGGATCAGAACATCAATATAGTGTTACTTTAATAGCACCGTCGCCCGACATGTTCCCACCGTCGCAGGAAAATTTCATTCGCGAAAAATTGCTGCCCGGCCTTTACCGCAACATGGAAAAAGGTGAATACGAGCTGATTCCGTATGTTAGCTGGATGTACCCCGATCCAAAAATGGGGATTAAAATGACACAGGAAACCAGCCGTTATTCATCGGGGTATGCCAGTCTTTTTAACTGTTACGGAATGATGACAGAAAATCATGTGTACAAAGATTATGCTGACCGTGTAAAATCGTGCTACCAGTTTATTGAGGTGTTGGCAAAGTTCACCTCAGCAAATTCCGAAGAAATTATCGAAAGCCGCAAAACAGGCAGAAAAGAATCGATGACAGCCAAAACCTATCCAATCAATTTTGAATTGGATACCACGCAATTCAGTATGTTGGAGTTTAAAGGTTACGAGGTAGACTACAATCAAATAAGTCCGGTTACCGGATTGCCCCGTTTTGGTTACGACAAAACCCGGCTTTATACAGAAGAAATACCATTCTTCGATGTGTATAATCCCGCAGAAGAAATTAAAATTCCGGAATACTACATTTTACCACAAACCTGGAACAGGGTGATTGAGCGTTTGGAATTAAACGGTATTGAATTTATGCGTTTACCAAACGACACCACAATGGAAGTGGAGGTGTGCTACATTGATGAATATTCGAATGCGAGCCGACTAAACAACGGGCATTATTTTCACGACAAAGTGAGTACCACCAGTGAAGTGCAAAACATTAAATACTATGCTGGCGACTTAGTAATTCCGGTTCGCCAAAAGAAAATAAACTACCTGTTGGAACAATTGGAGCCCAAAGCCCGCGACTCCTTTTTCAGATGGAATTTCTTTGATCAGATTCTGGATCAACGGGAATATTTTTCGTCGTATGGGTTTGAAGAAAATGCGTTGAAATACTTAAACGAACATCGGGAGTTCAAAAAGAAATTTGAAGAAAAACGCCAAACCGATCCTGAATTTGCTAAAAATCATCGGGCGCAGTTGAGTTATATCTATTCCAACTCGGAGTGGGCTGAAAAATCGTATAAACGTTACCCGGTAGCAAGGATTTATTAA
- a CDS encoding dihydrofolate reductase, producing MTNNIQKNISIIVAIAENFAIGKNNDLLFHLPNDLKHFKEITSGHTIIMGRNTLLSLPKWPLPNRRHIVVTDKQDDIFPGCETVSSINEAIEKVKDETEAFIIGGGMIYKQFFPVAGKLYLTLVHKSFDADTYFPEVNYSEWNEVKREDLNDEKNNFDYSYLELERK from the coding sequence ATGACAAATAATATCCAAAAGAATATCTCGATAATCGTTGCTATTGCTGAGAACTTTGCCATTGGCAAAAATAACGATCTGCTGTTTCATTTACCCAACGACCTGAAACACTTTAAAGAAATAACAAGTGGCCATACCATTATTATGGGCCGAAACACCTTGTTGTCGTTGCCAAAATGGCCATTGCCAAATCGTAGGCACATTGTAGTTACCGACAAACAAGACGATATTTTCCCGGGTTGCGAAACGGTTTCTTCCATCAATGAAGCTATTGAAAAAGTGAAGGACGAAACAGAAGCTTTTATTATTGGTGGTGGAATGATTTACAAACAATTTTTCCCCGTCGCAGGCAAACTTTACCTCACGCTGGTGCACAAATCTTTCGATGCCGACACCTATTTCCCTGAAGTTAATTATTCGGAATGGAACGAGGTAAAACGCGAAGATCTGAACGATGAAAAGAACAATTTTGACTATTCTTACCTTGAATTAGAACGAAAATAA
- a CDS encoding thymidylate synthase — MRQYLDLLETILEKGAVKEDRTGTGTISRFGHQMRFDLSEGFPMITTKKLHLKSIIYELLWFLKGDTNVKYLQDNGVRIWNEWADDDGNLGHIYGYQWRSWPTPDGGHIDQISQVIDTIKNNPDSRRHLVSAWNVGELDKMNLPPCHILFQFYVADGKLSCQLYQRSADVFLGVPFNVASYALLTMMMAQVCDLEPGDFVHTFGDAHIYSNHVEQVKLQLTRETYPLPTMKINPDVKSIFDFKFEDFELVGYQSHPHIKGAVAV, encoded by the coding sequence ATGAGGCAGTATTTAGATCTATTGGAAACCATTTTAGAAAAGGGAGCGGTTAAAGAAGACCGCACGGGAACAGGAACAATCAGTCGCTTTGGCCACCAAATGCGTTTTGATCTGAGCGAAGGTTTTCCGATGATAACAACAAAAAAGCTTCACCTGAAATCGATTATCTATGAATTGCTTTGGTTTCTGAAAGGCGATACCAACGTAAAATATTTGCAGGATAACGGTGTGCGCATTTGGAACGAATGGGCCGACGATGACGGAAACCTCGGGCACATTTACGGCTACCAATGGCGCAGCTGGCCAACTCCCGATGGCGGTCATATCGATCAGATTTCGCAGGTAATTGATACTATAAAAAATAATCCCGATTCGCGACGCCACCTGGTGAGTGCCTGGAATGTTGGCGAACTGGATAAAATGAACCTGCCTCCGTGCCACATCCTTTTTCAGTTTTATGTTGCCGACGGGAAATTGTCGTGCCAGTTATACCAACGCAGTGCCGATGTATTTCTTGGCGTACCTTTTAACGTTGCATCATATGCCTTGCTTACCATGATGATGGCCCAGGTTTGCGACCTCGAACCCGGTGATTTTGTGCATACTTTTGGCGATGCACACATCTATTCTAACCACGTGGAGCAAGTAAAATTGCAGCTAACACGCGAAACATATCCGCTGCCAACAATGAAAATCAATCCGGATGTAAAAAGCATCTTCGACTTTAAATTCGAAGACTTTGAGTTAGTTGGTTACCAGTCGCACCCACACATTAAGGGAGCTGTTGCAGTTTAA
- a CDS encoding ion transporter: protein MDKTKKKIYEIIFEADTPGGKFFDVALLFVIILSVALVLLESVPSIRDNHQHLLRILEWGITIIFSIEYLLRIAIIKKPLSYIFSFYGIIDLLSVLPTYIGLVIAGSHSLVVIRILRLLRVFRILKLTRYTQAGRTLVKAIWHSREKISVFIFFITMLVIIIGTIMYLVEGPEHGFTSIPGGIYWAIVTLTTVGYGDISPETPMGQFLASIVMIMGYAIIAVPTGIVTAEMINPTSEKNTQVCPQCLHSSHDDDAVFCKKCGSLLNPEA, encoded by the coding sequence ATGGACAAAACCAAAAAGAAAATTTACGAAATAATATTTGAAGCCGATACGCCGGGTGGTAAGTTTTTCGACGTGGCACTCTTATTCGTTATTATTCTTAGTGTGGCTCTGGTTTTACTTGAGAGCGTTCCCTCCATTCGCGACAATCACCAACATTTGTTGCGCATTCTGGAATGGGGCATTACCATAATTTTCTCCATTGAATACCTTTTGCGTATTGCCATAATAAAGAAGCCATTGAGTTATATTTTTAGTTTTTATGGCATTATCGACCTCTTATCCGTTTTACCAACATACATCGGCTTAGTTATTGCCGGATCGCACAGTCTGGTGGTAATTCGTATTTTAAGATTACTACGGGTTTTCAGAATATTAAAACTTACACGATACACACAGGCAGGCCGCACACTGGTAAAAGCGATATGGCACAGTCGGGAAAAAATAAGTGTTTTCATCTTCTTTATAACCATGTTGGTGATTATTATTGGAACCATAATGTATCTTGTTGAAGGCCCGGAACACGGATTTACCAGCATCCCCGGCGGAATATATTGGGCAATCGTTACCTTAACAACCGTTGGTTATGGCGACATCAGCCCCGAAACACCAATGGGGCAGTTTCTGGCAAGTATTGTAATGATAATGGGTTACGCCATTATTGCTGTCCCTACGGGTATCGTTACTGCCGAGATGATCAACCCTACAAGCGAAAAAAATACACAGGTTTGCCCGCAATGCCTGCATTCATCGCACGATGACGATGCTGTTTTCTGCAAGAAATGTGGTTCCCTTCTTAATCCTGAGGCTTAG
- the ald gene encoding alanine dehydrogenase, producing MIIGVPTEIKNNENRIALTPAGAAELVKHGHEVYIQAGGGMGSGFQDEVYESAGAKMLPTIEDVYGIAEMIIKVKEPIEEEYKLIQEGQILYTYFHFASCEPLTHAMIENKSVCLAYETVELPDRSLPLLVPMSEVAGRMSVQEGAKYLEKTFGGYGVLLGGVPGVTPAKVLIIGGGIVGTEAAKMAAGLGADVTIMDVSLPRLRYLDDIMPANVKTMMSNEYNIRDMVTSHDVIIGAVLIPGAKAPHLVTRDMLKTMKPGTVLVDVAVDQGGCFETTKATTHADPTFVIDDVLHYCVANMPGAVPRTSTIALTNATLPYAIEIAGKGWKQACIDNEPLRKGLNVVDGKVVYKGVAEACDLPYEKVESIL from the coding sequence ATGATAATTGGAGTACCAACGGAAATTAAAAATAACGAAAACCGCATTGCGTTAACACCTGCCGGTGCTGCGGAATTAGTTAAACATGGCCACGAAGTATATATTCAGGCCGGAGGAGGTATGGGCAGCGGATTCCAGGATGAGGTTTACGAAAGTGCCGGAGCCAAAATGCTACCAACCATTGAAGACGTTTACGGCATTGCCGAAATGATCATCAAAGTTAAAGAACCGATTGAAGAGGAATACAAGTTAATTCAAGAAGGACAAATTCTTTACACGTATTTCCACTTTGCATCTTGTGAGCCATTAACACATGCCATGATTGAAAATAAATCGGTGTGTCTGGCATACGAAACTGTTGAACTGCCCGACCGCTCGCTTCCCTTGCTTGTACCAATGAGTGAGGTTGCCGGCCGCATGTCGGTTCAGGAAGGTGCTAAATACCTTGAAAAAACATTTGGCGGCTATGGTGTACTTCTTGGTGGCGTTCCGGGTGTTACTCCGGCAAAAGTATTGATTATTGGAGGTGGTATTGTTGGTACCGAAGCGGCAAAAATGGCTGCGGGCCTTGGTGCCGATGTTACCATTATGGATGTATCGTTACCACGTTTGCGCTACCTCGACGATATTATGCCAGCTAACGTAAAAACCATGATGAGCAACGAGTATAACATTCGCGATATGGTTACATCACACGACGTTATTATTGGCGCCGTACTTATTCCTGGTGCAAAAGCGCCACACTTGGTAACCCGCGACATGCTGAAAACCATGAAACCGGGTACTGTTTTGGTTGACGTTGCTGTTGACCAGGGAGGTTGTTTTGAAACAACGAAGGCTACAACTCATGCCGATCCAACTTTTGTAATCGACGATGTATTGCATTATTGTGTTGCCAACATGCCGGGAGCTGTGCCACGCACTTCAACCATTGCATTAACAAATGCAACACTTCCGTATGCCATTGAGATTGCAGGAAAAGGATGGAAGCAAGCCTGTATCGACAATGAGCCTCTACGTAAAGGACTGAATGTTGTTGACGGCAAAGTGGTGTACAAAGGCGTTGCAGAAGCGTGTGATCTTCCATACGAAAAAGTTGAAAGCATTCTCTAA
- a CDS encoding pyridoxal phosphate-dependent aminotransferase, with the protein MPTVSERGRIMPDSPIRKLAPLAHEAKERGVKVFHLNIGQPDLPTPPEALAAIRSIDRKILEYTPSEGILSFRQKLEKYYHKFDIDVTADDIIVTSGGSEAVTFAFMSCLDPGDEIIVPEPAYANYEAFAIVAGAKIKSIAGNIEEGFVLPPIEEFEKLITPKTKGIMICNPNNPTGYLYTQQEMNAIRDLVKKYDLYLFSDEVYREFCYTGAPYISAFHLEGIEQNVVLVDSVSKRYSECGLRIGALITKNQEVKKNVIKFCQARLSPPLIGQIAAEASLDADPQYMLDNYNEYVQRRKFLIDGLNRIDGVYSPIPMGAFYTVARLPVDNADKFCAWLLSDFQYEGQTVFLAPASGFYTGSDKGQDEVRIAYVLNKTDLGVCLKILAEALKVYPGRKERKGAV; encoded by the coding sequence ATGCCGACAGTATCAGAGAGAGGAAGGATAATGCCTGATTCACCTATCAGGAAATTAGCCCCGTTAGCTCATGAAGCTAAAGAGAGAGGGGTTAAAGTGTTCCATTTAAATATCGGTCAGCCCGATTTGCCAACACCTCCTGAAGCGCTGGCGGCAATTCGTTCTATCGACAGAAAGATTTTGGAATATACTCCCAGCGAAGGAATTTTGTCCTTTCGCCAGAAGTTGGAGAAATATTACCACAAATTTGATATTGATGTCACGGCAGATGATATTATTGTTACTTCGGGAGGTAGCGAAGCGGTAACCTTTGCCTTTATGAGCTGCCTCGATCCGGGCGATGAAATTATTGTTCCCGAGCCGGCTTATGCCAATTACGAAGCTTTTGCAATTGTTGCCGGAGCAAAAATTAAATCGATAGCCGGTAATATTGAGGAAGGATTTGTATTACCACCAATAGAAGAATTCGAGAAGCTGATCACCCCAAAAACAAAGGGGATTATGATCTGTAATCCGAATAATCCAACCGGTTATTTATATACCCAACAGGAAATGAATGCCATTCGCGACCTGGTTAAAAAGTACGACCTGTATTTGTTTTCCGACGAGGTTTATCGCGAATTTTGTTACACCGGAGCTCCTTATATTTCCGCTTTTCATTTAGAAGGAATTGAACAGAATGTGGTTTTGGTTGATTCCGTATCAAAACGTTACAGCGAATGTGGTTTACGGATTGGTGCATTGATTACCAAAAACCAAGAGGTAAAAAAGAATGTAATTAAATTTTGCCAGGCACGATTAAGTCCACCACTTATTGGGCAAATTGCCGCAGAAGCTTCATTGGATGCCGACCCGCAATACATGCTTGATAATTATAACGAGTATGTGCAGCGCCGGAAATTTTTAATCGATGGATTGAACAGAATTGACGGAGTTTATTCGCCAATACCAATGGGGGCATTTTATACGGTTGCACGATTGCCGGTTGATAATGCCGATAAATTTTGTGCCTGGTTGTTGTCCGATTTTCAATATGAAGGACAAACTGTATTTTTGGCTCCGGCTTCAGGTTTTTACACCGGTTCTGATAAAGGACAGGATGAAGTTCGAATTGCCTATGTGCTAAACAAGACCGATTTGGGAGTTTGTTTGAAGATTTTGGCAGAAGCCCTTAAAGTATATCCGGGAAGAAAAGAGCGTAAGGGGGCAGTTTGA
- a CDS encoding LL-diaminopimelate aminotransferase, whose product MAKINENYLKLQAGYLFPEIGRRVNEFIDANPDKKVIKMGIGDVTQPLVPSVVKAFHEGVDEMAKGETFKGYGPEQGYGFLREAIAKNSYQDRGIDISADDIFISDGSKCDTGNIQEIFGNDNKIAICDPVYPVYADTTVMSGKTGACQANGHYEGIIYMPCTKENGFIPELPTETPDLIFLCYPNNPTGTVASKVELKKWVDYAVENNAIILYDAAYEAFITEDGIPRSIYEIEGAKKVAIEFRSFSKTAGFTGTRCAITVIPEELVAYDSKGKAHPVKALWNRRQSTKFNGVSYPVQKAAASIYTEEGKKEVAEVITYYLENAKIMRESLTEIGYEVYGGVNAPYVWVKTKDNMTSWDFFDKVLNEANLVGTPGSGFGPAGEGYFRFSAFADRENVLEAMERVKNLA is encoded by the coding sequence ATGGCAAAAATTAATGAGAATTACCTGAAACTTCAGGCGGGTTATCTTTTCCCGGAAATTGGACGTAGAGTGAACGAATTTATCGATGCCAATCCCGATAAAAAAGTAATTAAAATGGGTATCGGCGATGTTACCCAACCTTTGGTGCCAAGTGTGGTAAAAGCCTTTCACGAAGGTGTTGACGAAATGGCGAAAGGAGAAACTTTTAAAGGATATGGACCGGAGCAAGGTTATGGTTTCCTGCGCGAAGCCATTGCAAAAAACTCATACCAGGACAGGGGAATTGATATTTCGGCTGATGATATTTTTATTTCTGATGGCTCGAAATGCGACACGGGTAATATTCAGGAAATTTTTGGGAATGATAATAAAATTGCCATTTGCGACCCCGTTTACCCGGTTTATGCCGACACAACCGTAATGAGCGGAAAAACAGGCGCTTGCCAGGCAAACGGTCATTACGAGGGAATAATTTATATGCCTTGTACAAAAGAAAACGGCTTTATTCCTGAGCTTCCGACCGAAACTCCGGATTTGATTTTCCTTTGCTATCCGAACAATCCAACAGGAACAGTAGCCTCGAAAGTAGAGTTAAAAAAGTGGGTGGATTATGCCGTCGAAAATAATGCGATAATTCTATATGATGCAGCATACGAAGCCTTTATTACCGAAGATGGAATTCCACGTTCGATCTATGAAATTGAAGGGGCAAAGAAAGTTGCCATCGAATTCCGTAGCTTTTCAAAAACTGCCGGTTTTACAGGAACACGTTGTGCAATAACCGTTATTCCTGAGGAATTAGTAGCCTACGATTCAAAAGGAAAAGCACATCCGGTAAAAGCATTGTGGAACCGCCGCCAATCGACAAAATTTAACGGTGTTTCGTATCCGGTACAAAAAGCTGCTGCATCTATTTATACAGAAGAAGGTAAAAAAGAAGTTGCTGAAGTAATTACATATTACCTTGAAAACGCCAAAATAATGCGCGAAAGCCTGACAGAAATTGGCTACGAAGTATACGGTGGCGTTAATGCGCCTTACGTTTGGGTAAAAACAAAAGACAACATGACATCGTGGGACTTTTTTGATAAAGTACTAAACGAAGCAAACCTGGTTGGAACTCCGGGATCTGGCTTTGGACCGGCAGGGGAAGGTTACTTCCGTTTTTCGGCTTTTGCCGACAGAGAAAATGTATTGGAGGCAATGGAAAGAGTGAAGAACTTAGCGTAA
- a CDS encoding AAA family ATPase, which translates to MKKDNPFKYGSIVDKEGFCNRKEEIFRLKSYIQSSQSLWLYSPRRFGKTSLINRVFEETKSVKCLYLDLYNIKSVDDFCKRYAQLLANELFDWKDNIRNLSEKFIQNFKGLKPSVVFDERGTPSFSLQLEAINQQTDVETILNIPHKICKKNGQKICIAFDEFQEIKRIDPFLINWMRSAFQFHKNISYIFLGSKQSLMKSIFSDQNSPFYEFGMKMQLNPIKQEELANFINERFKSRGLKVEPSVVDKILEITEGHPHYTQFFASEVFYLILTGENQKDVQFNKKWLNKIINGQSDIFQNIYDQLSNIQRTVLLTLSRLSLNEELYSAETKEKYKLPVSSSLNTALHSLIKKDIVTKHGTQYIISNPVFKEWLRTI; encoded by the coding sequence ATGAAAAAAGACAATCCATTCAAATATGGCAGTATTGTAGACAAAGAGGGGTTTTGTAACCGAAAAGAAGAAATCTTTCGTTTGAAAAGCTATATCCAAAGCAGTCAGTCATTGTGGTTATACTCACCAAGGCGTTTCGGGAAAACTTCTTTAATAAACAGGGTTTTCGAAGAAACGAAATCGGTAAAATGTCTTTATCTCGATCTTTACAATATAAAAAGCGTCGATGATTTTTGTAAACGTTACGCCCAACTTTTAGCCAATGAGTTATTCGACTGGAAAGACAATATCAGAAATTTATCAGAGAAATTCATTCAAAATTTCAAAGGGTTAAAACCATCCGTTGTTTTTGACGAAAGGGGTACTCCGTCGTTCTCATTGCAATTAGAAGCAATAAATCAGCAAACAGATGTGGAAACTATTCTTAATATTCCACATAAAATCTGCAAAAAAAACGGACAAAAAATATGTATTGCTTTTGATGAATTTCAAGAAATAAAACGTATTGATCCGTTTCTAATCAACTGGATGCGCTCAGCCTTTCAGTTTCATAAAAATATCAGTTACATATTTTTGGGCAGCAAACAGTCATTAATGAAATCAATATTTTCTGATCAGAATTCGCCATTTTATGAGTTCGGCATGAAAATGCAGCTCAATCCTATTAAACAAGAAGAGTTAGCCAATTTTATTAACGAACGATTTAAAAGCCGGGGTCTAAAAGTCGAACCTTCAGTTGTCGACAAAATCCTTGAAATCACGGAAGGACATCCTCATTATACCCAGTTTTTTGCATCTGAAGTTTTTTACCTAATTCTGACAGGTGAAAACCAAAAAGATGTACAATTCAATAAAAAATGGCTAAATAAAATTATAAACGGACAATCAGACATCTTCCAAAATATATACGATCAACTATCGAACATACAGCGAACGGTGTTACTTACGCTCTCAAGATTATCCCTTAATGAGGAATTATATTCAGCTGAAACAAAAGAAAAATACAAACTCCCTGTTAGCTCCTCGTTAAATACTGCCTTGCACAGCTTAATAAAGAAAGACATTGTTACCAAGCATGGTACTCAATACATAATTTCAAACCCCGTTTTCAAAGAATGGCTGAGAACGATATAG